The proteins below come from a single Myxocyprinus asiaticus isolate MX2 ecotype Aquarium Trade chromosome 28, UBuf_Myxa_2, whole genome shotgun sequence genomic window:
- the LOC127418693 gene encoding heme transporter hrg1-B-like, which produces MGPNRIYISVGYATVGLLMGFSAFIVWNVVYKQPWTAAMGGLSGVLALWALVTHIMYIQDYWRTWLKGLKFFIFVSSVFSLLAFAAFATFITLAVIEKQALSDPKSFYLSAVWSFITLKWALLLGLYSYRYRQEFADISILSDF; this is translated from the exons ATGGGTCCGAACAGAATCTACATCAGTGTGGGTTATGCCACAGTCGGATTGTTGATGGGTTTTTCGGCGTTTATCGTGTGGAATGTGGTGTATAAACAGCCGTGGACGGCGGCAATGGGCGGATTATCAG GGGTTCTGGCACTCTGGGCCTTGGTCACCCACATTATGTACATACAGGACTACTGGCGCACATGGCTGAAGGGACTAAAGTTCTTCATTTTTGTTAGTTCTGTCTTCTCCCTCCTGGCTTTTGCTGCTTTCGCCACCTTCATAACTCTAGCTGTTATAGAAAAGCAGG caTTATCTGACCCCAAAAGCTTCTATCTGTCAGCTGTGTGGAGCTTCATTACCCTAAAGTGGGCCTTACTGCTGGGCCTGTACTCCTACCGGTATCGCCAAGAGTTTGCTGACATCAGCATCCTCAGTGACTTTTGA